A genomic segment from Nematostella vectensis chromosome 6, jaNemVect1.1, whole genome shotgun sequence encodes:
- the LOC5520924 gene encoding charged multivesicular body protein 7 isoform X2, with the protein MKNLAELRPQSWSIAGSNLKMAAKTTDMSFVPTDWEDDDRMNFMFSAFPENRNVNPKHWDSKLNFWTTAVCEMCQSRGEFCTDLNTLRQRFTRNGHVPLGLKIVLREMLRTQKLQTVEDIQSHVNDDWLSWSYGYMRKSFSWTVGTMLWGGNESDRILDNQNFVLTQELQEKADLLLKMHHKAVEHEATDHVVPWNVLKMRCSSAGLLFSDMHLEIVLCHLQRQRMVFVHSTKEGEKVIKFCKKNQSKVVVITDTDLDIMRLKKMVAVLTLQVKKLSKNIESCREKAKECVNQGLRKSKESYQKSLDRTTGSLLTLEELLHRIQESETDKRIVETLKSGSSALRAIQEGMNASDVDKVLMDVEGTLEDAENIQQSLAQGNKAISDQTGGDDMEELERELEALSLSVKAQEEPEEKFKNSLGAETRLPQYHAMDDNALFGTQLPSVPLHSPTSSSSNITTVQKKAALLAE; encoded by the exons ATGAAGAACCTTGCCGAACTACGACCGCAAAGCTGGTCAATTGCGGGCTCAAAtctcaaaatggcggcaaagACAACAGATATGTCTTTCGTTCCTACAGATTGGGAAGATGATGATCGAATGAATTTTATGTTTTCCGCGTTTCCTGAAAACAGAAATGTCAACCCCAAACACTGGGACAGCAAGCTGAACTTTTGGACGACAGCAGTGTGCGAAATGTGTCAATCTCGTGGAGAATTTTGCACCGACTTGAATACTCTTCGACAACGATTCACAAGAAACGGACATGTACCTCTTGGGCTTAAAATCGTGCTAAGGGAAATGCTAAGAACACAGAAATTACAAACAGTAGAAGATATACAGAGCCATGTAAATGACGACTGGTTGTCATGGTCGTATGGGTACATGAGGAAGTCATTTTCTTGGACAGTCGGGACAATGTTATGGGGCGGAAACGAAAGTGATAGAATATTAGACAACCAGAACTTTGTCCTTACACAAGAACTACAG GAGAAAGCAGATTTATTACTGAAAATGCATCACAAAGCAGTTGAACATGAGGCCACTGATCATGTGGTCCCTTGGAATGTACTTAAAATGAGATGTTCCTCTGCTGGACTGCTGTTCTCGGACATGCACCTGGAAATAGTCTTGTGCCacctacaaagacaaagaaTGGTTTTTGTTCACAGTACAAAAGAGGGAGAGAAG GTTATTAAATTCTGCAAGAAAAACCAGAGTAAAGTTGTTGTTATAACGGACACAGATCTGGATATTATGAG ACTTAAGAAAATGGTTGCAGTGCTTACTTTGCAAGTGAAAAAGTTATCAAAAAACATTGAAAG TTGCAGAGAAAAAGCTAAAGAATGTGTAAATCAGGGACTTCGAAAATCG AAGGAATCCTATCAAAAGTCGCTAGACAGAACAACTGGTAGCCTACTCACTCTAGAGGAATTATTACACAGGATACAAGAATCAGAGACAGATAAGAGG ATTGTTGAAACCCTCAAGTCTGGCTCTTCTGCTCTCAGAGCCATCCAAGAAGGAATGAATGCAAGTGATGTTGATAAAGTGCTAATGGATGTTGAGGGG ACTTTAGAGGATGCTGAGAATATACAACAGTCTCTTGCTCAGG GTAATAAAGCCATATCAGACCAGACAGGAGGGGACGACATGGAGGAACTTGAGCGTGAGCTGGAAGCACTCTCTCTCAGTGTCAAAG caCAAGAAGAACCAGAAGAGAAGTTTAAG AATTCCCTTGGAGCAGAGACAAGATTACCACAATACCATGCAATGGATGACAACGCACTATTTGGAACCCAACTCCCGTCAGTCCCCTTACACAGCCCAACAAGTTCTTCTAGTAATATAACAACAGTTCAGAAAAAAGCTGCCCTTCTGGCTGAATAA
- the LOC5520925 gene encoding uncharacterized protein LOC5520925 has translation MVEQETPKKQSGNHVQDEAGKSCLYVKTEDSSLPQSAVESLLSIGLSIIECADSSTAKKLCEKKAYGLIILEQCEDKDFFKHIKATGSLNEQTPIVLLFSDSLSDTVKELVKDQFIDDVILKCSTFDTDLTKAIMRLISEPLHFAVTPKAKKKDDAMKTEGSSQKRQKLDKTPLSACKRSLEMPENDNKAAEKAPTQQDWQSTAAPIQPMMMPFPSECASTYTNIDVCPSSAVYSLAPQQYVPGQVTFANGQPWISGQQQYQYFTDFLPEYNPPPPQSNSMGMLTAAMEMSLAVEKIPNSNATCSLEGSPSSQGVSGIIPLHDGRGCAGLGEVSELPAVSQTSDSNNETTEGDKTNSHPNNQETMLPNFETLKPLQSNLQVTETSSQGFQAEGMIPKMIMNGARQLLDTALQGSDYSQRLIPLDPQVTAVIASSLTPFVFGRDLGEKEKTTTPRSTKRKRDSINSAVNHSTSKTPSTPAERKEAHLEKERKRRERIARSWFLLRSMIPSCSDTADKATVFEMTVAYIHHCWKHHSDLIKKINKDFQQLCNVTTPPEDMDTIEEMVKAVLRREKA, from the exons ATGGTGGAGCAAGAAACACCTAAAAAGCAGAGCGGTAATCATGTTCAG gATGAAGCTGGTAAATCTTGTCTTTACGTGAAAACTGAAGATAGCAGTCTTCCCCAGTCTGCAGTAGAAAGTCTCTTGAGCATTGGACTGTCAATCATCGAGTGCGCTGATTCCAGCACAGCTAAAAAATTGTGTGAGAAAAAGGCTTATGGCTTGATTATCTTGGAGCAATGCGAAGACAAGGACTTTTTTAAACATATCAA AGCAACTGGATCGCTTAATGAGCAGACACCAATTGTACTCTTATTCTCAGATTCACTCTCGG ACACTGTGAAGGAGCTTGTAAAGGACCAGTTCATTGATGATGTAATACTTAAGTGCAGCACATTTGACACAGACTTGACCAAAGCAATAATGCGGCTAATCAGTGAGCCCCTCCACTTTGCAG TTACCCCAAAGGCCAAGAAAAAGGATGATGCTATGAAAACTGAAGGGAGCTCACAGAAGCGTCAGAAACTGGACAAGACTCCTCTATCAGCATGCAAGCGGTCCCTGGAAATGCCAGAAAATGACAACAAAGCTGCTGAAAAAG CCCCTACCCAACAAGACTGGCAGTCAACAGCCGCACCTATACAGCCCATGATGATGCCATTTCCCTCTGAGTGTGCATCCACCTACACCAACATTGATGTGTGCCCGTCCTCAGCAGTATACTCACTTGCACCGCAACAGTATGTTCCTGGACAAGTAACCTTTGCCAATGGACAGCCATGGATTTCTGGACAGCAACAGTATCAGTATTTTACAG aTTTCCTTCCTGAGTACAATCCTCCACCACCACAAAGCAACAGCATGGGGATGCTGACAGCTGCCATGGAGATGTCACTTGCTGTGGAAAAGATCCCAAACAGTAACGCTACCTGTAGCCTTGAAGGGAGCCCTAGTTCTCAGGGTGTGTCAGGCATCATCCCTCTGCATGATGGACGTGGGTGTGCTGGTCTGGGGGAAGTCAGCGAACTACCAGCTGTAAGCCAG ACATCCGATTCTAACAATGAGACAACTGAGGGGGATAAAACCAACTCACATCCCAACAACCAAGAGACAATGTTGCCAAATTTTGAGACCCTCAAACCACTGCAGTCAAACCTACAAGTCACAGAGACAAGCTCACAGGGTTTCCAGGCAGAGGGCATGATTCCTAAAATGATCATGAATGGTGCGAGGCAGTTACTGGATACTGCACTTCAGGGCAGTGACTACAGCCAACGACTGATACCACTGGACCCTCAAGTCACTGCAGTTATTGCAAGCAGTCTAACACCATTTGTTTTTGGAAGAGATTTAGGGGAAAAGGAAAAGACAACAACCCCAAG ATCCACCAAGCGGAAAAGGGATTCAATAAACTCCGCTGTCAATCATTCAACTTCAAAGACACCGAGTACTCCTGCTGAGAGGAAGGAGGCACACCTGGAGAAAGAGCGCAAAAGAAG GGAGAGGATTGCGCGAAGCTGGTTTTTACTAAGGTCAATGATCCCATCGTGTAGCGACACGGCAGACAAGGCGACCGTCTTTGAGATGACAGTGGCTTACATACACCACTGTTGGAAACATCATTCTGATCTCATCAAGAAGATAAACAAG GATTTCCAGCAGCTGTGCAATGTCACTACGCCCCCAGAAGATATGGATACAATAGAGGAGATGGTGAAAGCAGTGCTTCGGAGGGAGAAAGCGTAA
- the LOC116604112 gene encoding uncharacterized threonine-rich GPI-anchored glycoprotein PJ4664.02, with protein MLTVSMVSGLLLLVLFVSLFPTETLASLEWNGWTPCAGGACGKNGTRMRRVLCTIKCKNGPGVVIEEEACLMPNCTTNDAANQSSQIVTTSLDLSTVYSQSPIPIVTTTEMVRSLMLNLSTDPLQDPIPMTTTEMVRSLMVNLSTDPLQDPSPMTTTEMVRSLMMNLSTDPLQDPSPMTTTEMVRSLMVNLSTDPLQDPSPMTTTEMVRSLTAMVHSAGQSIKDSPSASSPLVKAISQIETSATATSLIRPTITLNTGSAMTTSIGPTMNPTSSEHVQSTKSLTFEITSSDEWRETLRNKSSEDYKAEKERFESALEPVMKETEGFLDAEVIDMSKGSIMFTYRARYRRTSTITSERMRSTLYSARDDRLAQLNIISIREKTAQITVQKSTPTSENTMTEVYMYFLYGVGAMLALVVLFIGTMLAYRKVKGSRPRTNDKALDKYTFYLTLEDRKAANRFEREQRRDMT; from the exons ATGCTCACCGTCTCTATGGTCAGCGGTCTACTCTTACTTGTCCTGTTTGTAAGTCTATTTCCAACCGAGACCTTGGCTTCGCTAGAATGGAACGGATGGACCCCCTGTGCTGGGGGAGCATGTGGGAAGAATGGTACTAGAATGAGACGGGTCTTGTGCACAATCAAATGCAAAAATGGACCCGGCGTCGTTATTGAAGAAGAAGCGTGCCTCATGCCAAATTGCACCACCAATG ACGCTGCAAACCAATCTAGTCAAATAGTTACTACGAGCCTAGACCTAAGTACAGTGTATTCGCAAAGCCCCATTCCTATCGTGACCACAACAGAGATGGTAAGAAGCTTAATGCTGAACCTCAGCACAGACCCATTGCAAGACCCTATTCCTATGACCACAACAGAGATGGTAAGAAGCTTAATGGTGAACCTCAGCACAGACCCATTGCAAGACCCTTCCCCTATGACCACAACAGAGATGGTAAGAAGCTTAATGATGAACCTCAGCACAGACCCATTGCAAGACCCTTCCCCTATGACCACAACAGAGATGGTAAGAAGCTTAATGGTGAACCTCAGCACAGACCCATTGCAAGACCCTTCCCCTATGACCACAACAGAGATGGTAAGAAGCTTAACAGCGATGGTGCATTCTGCTGGGCAAAGTATTAAGGACTCACCATCTGCGTCAAGTCCTCTGGTGAAAGCGATTTCGCAAATCGAGACCAGTGCCACCGCTACGTCCCTTATACGCCCAACAATTACCCTGAATACAGGGTCGGCCATGACTACAAGTATTGGGCCAACCATGAATCCCACCAGCTCTGAACATGTCCAGTCAACGAAAAGTCTAACGTTTGAAATTACATCGAGTGATGAATGGCGAGAGACGCTGAGAAACAAGAGCAGTGAAGATTACAAGGCTGAAAAGGAAAGATTTGAGTCTGCTCTTGAACCGGTGATGAAGGAGACCGAGGGATTTCTGGACGCCGAGGTGATCGACATGAGTAAAGGAAGCATTATGTTCACTTACAG GGCCAGATATAGAAGAACGTCTACGATTACCTCAGAGAGAATGAGATCGACCTTGTACTCTGCAAGAGATGATCGACTTGCGCAGCTTAACATCATCAGTATCCGAGAAAAAACGGCACAAATTACTG TTCAAAAGAGCACCCCTACTTCTGAAAACACAATGACTGAGGTCTACATGTACTTCTTATACGGAGTGGGAGCAATGCTCGCTTTGGTGGTCCTTTTCATTGGAACAATGCTGGCTTATCGTAAG GTGAAGGGTTCAAGGCCACGTACTAACGACAAAGCACTGGATAAATACACATTCTACTTGACGCTTGAAGACAGGAAGGCAGCCAATAGATTTGAAAGAGAGCAAAGACGAGACATGACTTAG
- the LOC5520924 gene encoding charged multivesicular body protein 7 isoform X1: MKNLAELRPQSWSIAGSNLKMAAKTTDMSFVPTDWEDDDRMNFMFSAFPENRNVNPKHWDSKLNFWTTAVCEMCQSRGEFCTDLNTLRQRFTRNGHVPLGLKIVLREMLRTQKLQTVEDIQSHVNDDWLSWSYGYMRKSFSWTVGTMLWGGNESDRILDNQNFVLTQELQEKADLLLKMHHKAVEHEATDHVVPWNVLKMRCSSAGLLFSDMHLEIVLCHLQRQRMVFVHSTKEGEKVIKFCKKNQSKVVVITDTDLDIMRLKKMVAVLTLQVKKLSKNIESCREKAKECVNQGLRKSALAILKKKESYQKSLDRTTGSLLTLEELLHRIQESETDKRIVETLKSGSSALRAIQEGMNASDVDKVLMDVEGTLEDAENIQQSLAQGNKAISDQTGGDDMEELERELEALSLSVKAQEEPEEKFKNSLGAETRLPQYHAMDDNALFGTQLPSVPLHSPTSSSSNITTVQKKAALLAE; this comes from the exons ATGAAGAACCTTGCCGAACTACGACCGCAAAGCTGGTCAATTGCGGGCTCAAAtctcaaaatggcggcaaagACAACAGATATGTCTTTCGTTCCTACAGATTGGGAAGATGATGATCGAATGAATTTTATGTTTTCCGCGTTTCCTGAAAACAGAAATGTCAACCCCAAACACTGGGACAGCAAGCTGAACTTTTGGACGACAGCAGTGTGCGAAATGTGTCAATCTCGTGGAGAATTTTGCACCGACTTGAATACTCTTCGACAACGATTCACAAGAAACGGACATGTACCTCTTGGGCTTAAAATCGTGCTAAGGGAAATGCTAAGAACACAGAAATTACAAACAGTAGAAGATATACAGAGCCATGTAAATGACGACTGGTTGTCATGGTCGTATGGGTACATGAGGAAGTCATTTTCTTGGACAGTCGGGACAATGTTATGGGGCGGAAACGAAAGTGATAGAATATTAGACAACCAGAACTTTGTCCTTACACAAGAACTACAG GAGAAAGCAGATTTATTACTGAAAATGCATCACAAAGCAGTTGAACATGAGGCCACTGATCATGTGGTCCCTTGGAATGTACTTAAAATGAGATGTTCCTCTGCTGGACTGCTGTTCTCGGACATGCACCTGGAAATAGTCTTGTGCCacctacaaagacaaagaaTGGTTTTTGTTCACAGTACAAAAGAGGGAGAGAAG GTTATTAAATTCTGCAAGAAAAACCAGAGTAAAGTTGTTGTTATAACGGACACAGATCTGGATATTATGAG ACTTAAGAAAATGGTTGCAGTGCTTACTTTGCAAGTGAAAAAGTTATCAAAAAACATTGAAAG TTGCAGAGAAAAAGCTAAAGAATGTGTAAATCAGGGACTTCGAAAATCG GCATTAGCAATTCTTAAAAAGAAGGAATCCTATCAAAAGTCGCTAGACAGAACAACTGGTAGCCTACTCACTCTAGAGGAATTATTACACAGGATACAAGAATCAGAGACAGATAAGAGG ATTGTTGAAACCCTCAAGTCTGGCTCTTCTGCTCTCAGAGCCATCCAAGAAGGAATGAATGCAAGTGATGTTGATAAAGTGCTAATGGATGTTGAGGGG ACTTTAGAGGATGCTGAGAATATACAACAGTCTCTTGCTCAGG GTAATAAAGCCATATCAGACCAGACAGGAGGGGACGACATGGAGGAACTTGAGCGTGAGCTGGAAGCACTCTCTCTCAGTGTCAAAG caCAAGAAGAACCAGAAGAGAAGTTTAAG AATTCCCTTGGAGCAGAGACAAGATTACCACAATACCATGCAATGGATGACAACGCACTATTTGGAACCCAACTCCCGTCAGTCCCCTTACACAGCCCAACAAGTTCTTCTAGTAATATAACAACAGTTCAGAAAAAAGCTGCCCTTCTGGCTGAATAA
- the LOC5520926 gene encoding protein crossbronx homolog: MPSMNSTATKTEFESSFTLSEQETKTTRMTSSLERSFESNGSRPSSTGSPTFSERLKSARRLVLPQHPGRARLAKSTSDTEKMASNKEDENSSNPKIAQEPADFRTLFREQFILAEYKAVYRNPQSGVYVIPSLKSLQVWHGIIFLRAGPYRDGIFRFFIFLQDDFPDSRPLVKFTSNVFHPQIHENGVFNLEVAFPNWHRGKHCIWQILKYMKSCFYSTDTWGGVNQDAVNVVHSSLEEFKEKARNCALESQKIFDEETESSVEDGNILRVKNMTKAEFHEAKQQMIKGEIPRPSRSHSTY, translated from the exons ATGCCTTCGATGAATTCTACTGCTACCAAGACAGAGTTCGAGAGCTCATTTACTCTAAGCGAGCAGGAAACCAAAACCACAAGAATGACTTCCTCGCTTGAGAGGAGTTTCGAGTCGAATGGATCCCGTCCAAGTAGTACAGGAAGTCCTACATTCAGCGAACGACTCAAATCAGCTAGGAGACTCGTACTGCCACAACACCCTGGTCGTGCAAGATTGGCCAAGTCAACCAGCGACACAGAGAAAATGGCCTCAAACAAAGAAGATGAGAATTCAAGCAATCCTAAAATCGCCCAAGAGCCTGCTGATTTCCGAACTCTTTTCAGGGAGCAGTTTATTCTTGCAGAGTA caaAGCAGTGTACAGGAACCCTCAGTCAGGAGTGTATGTTATCCCTTCTCTTAAATCTCTTCAAG TTTGGCATGGCATCATCTTTTTGAGGGCTGGACCATACAGAGATGgcatttttagattttttattttcctacaAGATGA TTTTCCAGATAGTCGGCCCCTGGTTAAGTTCACTTCAAATGTGTTCCACCCACAGATTCACGAGAATGG TGTTTTCAATCTAGAAGTTGCATTCCCAAATTGGCATAGAGGAAAACATTGCATCTG GCAGATTCTCAAGTATATGAAGAGTTGTTTTTATAGCACAGATACATGGGGCGGGGTCAATCAAGATGCAGTAAATGT GGTGCACAGCAGTTTGGAAGAATTCAAGGAAAAGGCAAGGAACTGTGCTCTGGaatcacaaaaaatatttgatgaAGAGACTGAAAGCTCAG TGGAAGATGGAAATATTCTCAGAGTAAAGAATATGACAAAGGCAGAATTCCACGAGGCAAAGCAGCAAATGATTAAAGGG GAAATACCAAGACCATCACGAAGTCACTCAacatattga